The following are encoded in a window of Clarias gariepinus isolate MV-2021 ecotype Netherlands chromosome 8, CGAR_prim_01v2, whole genome shotgun sequence genomic DNA:
- the LOC128529229 gene encoding immunoglobulin kappa light chain-like → MKILSTTALAGLLLSLSGFEAIVHLTQEKIMNINVGQDVQILCRRDSNTRNWVISWYQQKAGDTPTFLLADSTRASGLSSRFSYTDNGLDEYLNIARVEDQDEAVYYCGCIICDSHGSIGLGTELRIARPSSPPSLLLLSPSGAPLSEGDINVVCVAEGFYPDSVSVSWSEDSSSVTGDEVQTAPSKHQADGKFSKTSVLKLSNQRWSSGKTYTCRLSHPALSTPLSQSTSLDQCM, encoded by the exons ATGAAGATCCTGAGCACCACCGCTCTCGCTGgactcctgctctctctctcag GGTTTGAGGCCATAGTGCATCTGACCCAGGAGAAGATCATGAATATCAATGTGGGACAAGATGTACAGATTCTCTGCAGAAGGGATAGTAATACACGAAACTGGGTCATTTCATGGTACCAACAGAAAGCTGGAGATACCCCAACGTTCTTACTAGCGGATAGCACCAGAGCCAGTGGGCTGTCCAGCAGATTCTCATATACAGACAACGGATTAGACGAGTACCTGAACATCGCTCGCGTTGAAGATCAGGATgaagctgtgtattactgtggATGCATCATTTGCGACA GCCACGGCAGCATCGGCCTAGGGACCGAGTTAAGGATCG CTCGTCCCTCGTCTCCTCCGTCCCTGCTCCTGCTCTCCCCCTCTGGTGCTCCGCTCTCTGAGGGTGATAtcaatgtggtgtgtgtggctgAGGGTTTTTACCCTGACAGTGTTAGCGTGTCCTGGTCTGAGGACAGCAGCAGCGTGACGGGCGATGAGGTGCAGACGGCTCCGTCTAAGCACCAGGCCGACGGCAAGTTCTCCAAGACCAGCGTTCTGAAGCTCAGTAATCAGCGCTGGAGCTCTGGGAAAACCTACACGTGCCGTCTGAGTCACCCGGCGCTTTCCACACCGCTGAGCCAGAGCACCAGCCTGGACCAGTGCATGTAG